Below is a window of Macadamia integrifolia cultivar HAES 741 chromosome 8, SCU_Mint_v3, whole genome shotgun sequence DNA.
GTGAGAAACCACCACTGTGGGACGTCTTTGTAATTCTTCATCAATTTCGCGTGAATGTCCAATTTCACATTCTTCATGGCAGATTTGCTCTGTAACAAGATGTCCCTGCATTTTAGACCCCAATCAGTGAAATTTAGAACTACTGAAGTTTCATGAGTATTTGAAGTTCAGCATTGGAATTTAGAAAGCAGTCTACCTGCCATGGAAGAGGGCTACGTGAACTAGTGTTGCTGTAAATCTTGCAAATCCTGATGCAAGTGAAAAAGCAAATAAAGGACTGAGATAAAGCTTCCCATAACTCTCATAGGCAGCAACATTGAGATCATACTGTGGAGTTAAGATCTTGGTGGTATCGTAAGTGTGCCCAGTAGAAGTAAAGAGCTGATTCGAAAATATCGGGTACTTCCGGGCATCAAAGGTGTTGAATTTCCAGTAACATAAAGGGACAATTATGTAGATAAACATGATGAATCCAATCCCAACATTGATTATAGCATGCCAAGGTGCCACCAGTGGACTGCCATGGTAAGCTGAGATCCCAGCCCAATCCAAGGTGAAGGCGCCTACTCCAAGTCCGTGGTACCCTGAACCAATTTGCTGAGCAGTGATGTTATGAGGCCATACCCAACAAACCCATGAGAAGAAAGTCAAGATTGGGAATAGATAACCAGGAAGAGCATAGTAAACAAAGCTCGCCAAcatgaaaataaggaaaaatcgCATCCTTGTAAGACCATTTGATGGAGAATCCTTCTCATGGAGTGCTCTGCAACATCCAAGGAAACCAGTAACAAAGTAAGCGGACAATTTCATCTAGTGTTTGTATCTGGATAGCTATTTATGCTTTAATGTCCTGAGACAGAATATTAGACCCTCCAAGCAAGACTGTCCACATCTTCTTCACAAAGTTGGAAGGGGAGATGTGCACCATCAGTTGTTTACAGAACCTTTCCTTTTAAGCCCTCCATTTTGAAACAAGGAAATTTTTGAATTCCCAAACAACTTATATTGAAACAAGCATTCAAGTTTGAATCCGAAAAGTATTATTCTGCTGTATGACTTGTATCAACTTTTCACGTTTAGAAATTCTGACGCACCAACAGTAGAGTCGAGAAGGGGTgggaaaaaagtaaaagaaataccTGAATAAAGAAACTTGAGCAAGGTTTGAAGGCCACCACATTTCAACAGGATCTATCAAATATCTCCTAAGCATCCCAGCCCATCCATACCCCAAAAGCTGCAAAATAGTACGAAGAAAATAAtgttagagaagaaagaaaatgataacAAGAAAAACTTTAAACTTGTGTTCCCGGTTTACTTTGTTGAATTCATATCagtgaaaataaaagacaaagaaCCCAGAATGAATGCAAAGCAGAGGATttagtagaagaagagaaacatcacaatatAGCATATTGTATaccacaaattttttttgccaAAGAAGGAAACATTCCTAAAACCCAAAGCATAAAACTTATACgcaattaagagagagagagagagagagagagagagagagagagagagagagagagagagagagaaagagagagatttcttctctttctatagTATTATGTCCTCTGCTCATTTTGAACTGATAAGATTTTGATTAGGTGAAGAGAGATGAAGGAAACAGTTTTACCTGCACGATTCCAAACCTACTTATTTCAATCTttgaatccaaaatccaaaccaaTCAATGAAAAGAAAGGGGTTACACatacaaccccccccccccccaaacaaaaaaaaaaaaaaaaaaaaaaacccaagaagATAACCATTACCAACCTGTGTGGTCAAGACAAGTAGAAGCGCACATATGAAACTCAAGTTCTGTTTGTAGTAAGCCTTCATAATCGTAATGACACCGACGGAGTAGGCATCTCCACCTCCATAAGACACCCCACAGCTAGCAAAAATAGTAATGATCACATGCTCCTTCATATTGAAGGGCCCTGGATTCAAATTGAATCTTTTCCCTAATACCTGAAATTCTCTGTTGGGCAATGTCGACGCCATGAATTTCCCGATTGGCAGGACAGCGATTTGTACCAAAATAGGAGATATCGACAGAGGCTGCGTTCGGTAAATGAAGAACGTATTCAGAAATATGAGGATGACACAGGAAGTAACACCCAGAAACCAAGCTCGGAATGTCATCACCGGACGAGAGGGATCATCCGTTTCCGGTACAACCAGTGCCACTTCTTCCACTGCACAACGATCCTCCTCCGACGGCTCTTCATTGAGCTTCTGGAAACTCTTAAATTCATCTTTTTGTTTCTCAGACGCCATCATCACTTGCTATTTCAAGCTCTCTGTGTCACAGACTCACAGAGAACAGAGGGAGTTAGATATTTGAAATTTCGAGAGGACGAGCTATATAATGGGAATAGTGGGCGATGGTAGTATCTTTTTACGAAAACACCCTTTAACGTTACCTTGGAGAGAGGATAGTGCAGTCATTGAGACGTGGGCATTTCGGGATTATGAAAATGTGCTGGGTGCGTATGGGTATCTCGTGCTATTCATTTTCCACACACGACAGTCTCGCTGTAAGAAAAAACGGCTCCAGAAGTACATGTGGATTCCTTGTGTGGGACCTCAAAATTACTGCCACGCCAGATTGTGTGGGTCCCAGATCCTCTGACTAAGCAAACCGAGTGGTCGTGGTCCATAGCTGTCAAATGTCTATAGTTAAAAAAGGACAAAAGGACTCGAGGCCAGCTCGTGTTCTGTTAGAAAGAGTAAAGCATGGAAGTGGTATCCACGTGGCATGTTTTCGGCGCCTATTAGGGTAAGTGCTTAAGACAATGCTTAGCCTTCTGTTTTTCCAACTTGGGTCTCTCCCTACCCTCAAGACAGCTCACCCCCGAACGGATGGATTCGGCTCTTTTTTAAGTGTCCATCGCTCATGTTTTGCCCATGGCTATTTAGAGTAACACTACGTGTCTAAATAGTGATTTAATGATTATGTCTTGTTCTCTGTAtcttttcttaaaaatattGAATTATCGTCAGAACACGTGATACTCATCTAAATAGTTATAGATCAATATGAACGATAAACATTCAGAAGAGAAGTCGAATCCTAAAAGAAATGGTAAATTTTCTTTTAGCATAATGGACCTCATCTACTTGCTCGTCCAACTCATCCTTGTGGAAACTATTAAGGAAATCCAAGCCCAtcctaaatttaaaattttttttttatgaaaattatttCAACTTGCAAAGACCTGTTTATGATAATTAACGATCTATGTCCCTTTTTGTTTCAATGAAAGGGAAACCGAATGTTACTTATTATTCCTCTCTTGTTACTATGCCAAAAGAATTTGGGCAATGGGGTCATTAGGATTAAGAATGGAACACCTGAAAAggattttctattatttatatgCTTAAAAACATAATTTCCTTGTCTAAAttctccaaagtccaaacaatattttttttcttttccctattgccataattttttatttcatgtggaGAGCTTGGAATGCTTGTGTCAAGCAGGGTAAACCATTTAACCCAATAGCTACCTTAGCAAATATCACAAATGAATGTATGATCTTCAACTGATTCCAATCAGACCAACCAAATGAGAACCTACCCAATACCGCAATACCTTTTCAATGGCCAGTTTACCAAGGGCTTACACCTAGAGATGCTTGCCTTGTATTCTGTGATGGCAGTTTTGATTTTGCAACTTGAAAAGTAGGATGAGAATAAGTTATTTTCCTTATTAATGACGAATGTATTTATGCATCATTATCTTCTGCTTATGTAGGGTGCGCACAAAAATTAGAGGCCTGTGGAGTACTTAAAGGATTGACTCAAGCAAGAAGATTAGGAATCGTTGAAGGAACCATTTAGACCGACTAAGAAGAACTAATCAACATGTTCCAAcagaaaaaacagaagaatgGTCTTAAGaactttttccttatttttgttGGACATTCTCAAAATGGTTAactgttttaatatttttaaacgACCTAAGCAGATGGTTGAAGTTGGCAATCCAATAAGGCTAGAAGGAACATTTTATCTTTCAATAccctaaggaaaaaaaaaaagtctctgaCAACTATTGCACTTTGAGATTTTTACAAATACGGAACGCCAACTGGTAAAGTATAGTTTTCAATCATTTTCACTGGGTGAGGAAGGGTCCTATTTTTGCATCAATCTGtattgtatcttttttttttggtaaattatcCATATTGTTATTATATCTCTGACCTAATAAAGGAATTCTGTCCATCCTTATGGCTCTTGCACTAATATGAGAGAACATGATCAACCACAAAAGGGTAAGGTGGTTTTTTATGTGGTTGATACTTATGCACACCATCTCATTCGTCCATGCACGCTTCAATACAGGAGCTACAAACAATTCTCTATATGTTATTgtatatattaatataatatttattgTATTTGGGCTAGGCTAAGTGTTTGTGTACGATGTCCTGTATTTCTTCACAGTTTAATCCCAGAAGTATTGGTGTAGGCGTTTTGACAAGCAAGATGATGGTCTTGCTAGCCAGTTAGCTGGGCGTGGGATTAGTTGGATtaaggtttttcgctatatatttgaagtgagagtttctttctctgtaatgcaagaaatATTAAGAGGTGCAAGGACGAGCTCtgtaaccctattttccattgatagtgaagcaggatctcatcccaccaaggacgtaggcaatctttccGAACCTCATAAACCACTGTGCAttatctgtttttgtttttctattatcttctgcatcgttttaggattgCGTTTTTACATTGAGCTAGACTCAGTTTAAAACCTTAGCCTAATCTGGAACCAATCAAAAATTCCAACCGAGACCAACCTACCGGTTGAAATATTTTATCCCGAGCCTTATCCGAGCTCAAGGTGGGCTTGAGAAGtgcggatcaagtcctcgtacgagaatgattctcacACGGTGTTTGATTTACACTTAGACcccacttaatctctctcttcttttaattggtttttattttgagtgGAGTCCAAGTGTAGTTGAGCTGTTTTTAACCCCCACTAATATTAATTAGCTGAAATATAGAAATTTAATACCAGATAAGAATTTGGCTTCAAGTGTTATTAAAATATGAGCATGAAACATGAAAAGGTCCTACAGTCCAATAATTTCTTCCTTTATctaatattttaattgtttttataTCCTGTCTTGTGTCTTTATTTACTTTGATTGTTAAACGGAAAGTCAGCATTGTGATTTGTGTTATTTGAATTTAATTTCTATACTGGAAATTAAATTCAAGTGATAATTCCGAAGCTAGCTAGCTGCTAGCCCTTAAATTATAAGGTATACCGTTTCCATTCCCATGGTTTGTTCATCGTAAAGAGTACATGCATGCATGCTTTTCATCTTCTGAAAAGGTTTATATATACCAAAGTATTAACAGATAAATCCAATCTTCTACTTAATCCAGGATCCTAGCTTGATCTGAAATGGCCGAACCAGAAGAAGTTTATGATGATTCTTCCTCTGGATATGAAGAAGAGTATTCATACAGGCATACAGCAACGAGTTTGGCAATAGCGACGACCATGGTTACGATGAGGATCATGATGGAGTTGAGGATGCAACTCCTTCTGATGAGTCtgaggatgaagatgaagatgaacaCAGAGTCTATGGTAATGGTGGATATGTACGTGCATCCATAGTTGACAGGATGGGATGTCTCGGTTtgtctgatgatgatgatgaggtttGTTATCCACATCGTCACCAAGATTACTTTGACGGTGATTTTGGAGATGATGATTTCTATGGATTCAAACAGGAACATTATCCTGGTTCTGAGTTTGATGCTAATTTCTCAGACTACGATTTCCTTGACTGATTCTTAAAACTCAATTATATATCTTTCACTCTTATATGTAGAAATCCTATATATATTGTTTCTAGACCTACTACTGTTTTCATGATACTTTGATGTTGTTCATTATAGTTATGgaggatatttttcttttgtttctcccaCCTTGATTCCAGCTCTtcgggccaaacttacacctcATAATAATCCTCAATTGGGAATGAGCTTGTAGCCCAATGGGCGCTGCCAGCTATAGGTCTGGCATACGATGCAGAAGTCTTGTGTTTGAACCTCTATCCATCCCACCTTATTCCCCCCTCTGGCAGTGTCAAGTAGTCGTGCCGGGCTAGTCTTAGTCAAGTTTAGGTGGGCTCGTCAATTTCTAAGACTGCATCGTGAATGTTCTTTTAGCTAAACGAGCTTAGATAAGACGAGCATGGTATGTTGATAATTGGGTGGGTCGGTCGGTCAGGAACCCTAATAAAATATCAGTAAAATGAGGCCATAAATCTTAAAATTGAGATAAAACATAAAAGAATGTTTGGTTTTGCTATAATTTTATTAAGAAGATTAAGAATTCCACTTCCGCAATGAGTGGATGAAAACTTGatcattttaaattttcaatgtCACTGTAGTGGTAATACCCTTAGCCTTCAAAGCTTCAAATGCACACGAGAGAGTACTTTGGGGAATATACTAAAACCGTATAGAGGTTGTGAATCCTATAGAGTTTTGTAAATGTGTAGTGTCATCTTTTTACGCGGCCTGTCTCTGGGTATTTCCTACGCCAATAAGACAAGGTTCTTTTCCCCAAATCCTTGGGCGAAAGAACTCTGTCAGGTTGACACAGGAAACACTAGCGCACGGAACCAATGAGAGGAGATGCACCACTATCTTTAGTGTCCTGGGCTAGGACCAACATTTTTGCATGGCCTATCTTTGGGCATTTCTTGCAGCAGTAGAACAAGGTTCTTTTTCCGAATTGATATTTGGAAAGGtaaattcaaccaaaaaaaaaaagcaaaaaaagatTAAACGGCTTGATCGGACTCATTATGGTCGATCCTTTTTGACCGATACATAATCCCATGGTTGCACGACTCGCACCGTCTCCTGTACGGCCAGTGGAAAATAATTGGGAAAATTAcctgattacccacttttgggtttcactttacTAAATTGCCCAACTtgtgtttcagttaacaaaaattttcaaaatcaagtttgggtttacaaaaatACCTAGAACAGTGATTCTAAGTCagttatgtttatttttttaccattttaccccgACTTCTTGCACCCTACCTTCTCCAATGTCCGATCACCTTCCCTGTACCCCTCGCCCTCCCCTGGCCTTCGCCATACGTCACCATCTTTCTTGCCCTTCCTTCATGATCATGGCTGCTGGCATGTGATGGTTGCCAGTGTTGGGTGTGACTATGGACTTGGTGATCGGAGtgaacaacttttttttttttttttattagctgAGGCCCCATTTAAGGGGCTTCCAAAAATTGATGGGAAAGTCCACCAAAGTAAGCAGAACTCACTTCCATCTCAAAGTGTGTTCGGCTTGGTAGGTGTCGGCACGACCCATTGTCTCTTAGTGATCATTGACGAGTCCAACAAGATGGGTTTTCTTGAGGTTTCTGCTTTTGTGGgtgttagggttttctttttcttccattgaaagagaagaagctGGGGTGAAACTTGAAAGGGTTGTGGAGCAAGAGATCTGCAGAGCACATGAAACAGAACGAGAAAAACAGAGTACACAGAACTACACTCATTAATAGATCAATGAGAAACATTGAGTATAAGggaaatttatatatattcaaCTAATCACGCATATACAACTTTCAGCTTTGCTGAATGTTAGAGAATCTCAATTAAGCAAATATTAGAGTACTTGCTTTGTTACAAATGTGGAAGTTGTTGCTTCTGCTACTACTACTTTTCCGCCATTAGAGTGTAGTAAGCATAAGGTTCTTTTAAGAGAGACACCTGCAAGCCACCAGAAgcctatcaaaaaagaaaaagggtgttagggtttttggtttgttGACTTGACTTATCATGGATTTGATCAAACGAAATTGTTCGTGGGAGGAATTTCTTGGGAAACCAGTGGATTtgatcaaaaaaaattttgttagCACCCGCTATACTGTTCTTCGATTTGAGTGAACACTGTGATAGGAGAAGGTAGGGTGAGAATTGCAGGAAAGGTGATCGGATATTGGAGAAAGTAGGGTGCAAGAAGTTGGGGgtcaaatgataaaaaaaaaaaaaaacataattaagGGAGAATTActgttttggatatttttgtaacCCTCAACTTGATTTTGGAGATTGTTGTTAACTGAAACACAAGTTGGGGAATTTAGTAAAGTGAaaccaaaagtgggtaatcgggtaattttcccaaaataatTTCAATTCCCGACTCCCTTCTTTGTTTccgtgtgagagagagagagagggagagggagagcgAGAGAGATCTAACGCACGACAAAGCTTAGCAGAGAAGTAGCCATGGCGTCTCCAGATCATCTGTTCAGCCTTCGCAACAACTTCTACTTGGGAGCTTACCAGGCCGCCATTAATAATAGCGACGTTCCCAATCTCTCTACAGAAGATGCGATCGAGAGAGATTGCCTTGTTTATAGATCTTACATTGCCCTAGGAAGCTATCAGGTTTTTGCTTCTCTCAATACCTCACTTCATTCTATTTAACCAACAATGACTTtcgatttttctttctttttaatttttccacctttcttcttcttcttaatttttctttctcattcatGTTTGCAGCTTGTGGTCAACGAGATCGATTCTTCGGCTCCCACACCTCTTCAAGCTGTCAAATTGCTTGCCCTTTATCTCTCTGGTCCAGAAAATAAGGTTGGTTTTTCTTGCTCCTGATCCTTCTGATGTTTAAGATCTAACTATAATAACTGGATCTACCTGAATTTTAACTCCATAAGTAATTTATCGAACACTCACAGATCTGCCGCGCTCCTTTACTGATGAATGTTGAAGTTTTCCTTTTGTGTGATGTTCTGTTCCCTTTTTATTCAAGGTTTTGTGGGTTTTGAATCTGGATAGCTTGTGGTTGCAATCTTGATTGGCGTCTCATGTTGTGTGATATGTGACTCGGGCACTGAGATTACGTTACGTTATATTAAGATGAATGATGAATGTTGGTATAATTGTGCAGGAATCTTCAATTTCGGGTCTCCAAGAGTGGTTACAGGATCCAGCCATTGGAAGCAACCCTGTTTTACGGCTGATTGCAGGGATCATTTACATGCATGAGCAGGATTACAATGAGGCTCTTAAGCTTACTAACGCTGGTGGAACTATGGAACTGTTAGTCTTACATTGCCTTTTTATCTTAGAATTTCTGATACAATTAGATAATTTTCAGGCACAACATCATTAGCTGATTTTTGTGCATAAACATCATTAGCGGCTCTTATTCTTTAGTTATTGGTACTTTATGAGAATTATGGTAGAACAAGGCATGAAGCTTCATTTGACAATGATTAAACTTCTTGTGTGCGGCTTAGCagattaaattgttatttcatatCTCCTTTGAATTGGATTGACCATTAGTAACGTTTGTTTATGTATTCTATAAATAAATCTCCATAGAAGGTAAAGTCTATTACAGATGCCTGCTGGGAAGAAATGGTGTAAACAAATAGAGTAAGTTGAGATATCCTGTTTTTGATACCTTTCTTATTATGAAAGATAGTTTAAATGTTATATGGAATGCATGTGGTAGTTAAACTGTTGGGTAAAGCATTGCTTGATTATTATTGGACCTTTAACCATGAGTGTTAGTTCTTGtccagaaaagaaaatattccaGGACTGAGCTAATTCCTAATTATAGTTTATAAGGCCAATATAGCTAGCTACGAGTATATGAGAACTTGAGGGGTTATGTCTGGGCTCTGAGAATCCCTTGGAGTAAGGAAAAGCATAAGGTAGCAACCTGGAGTGAGACATTGTTCCATCTTTGCTCCCTCTAGAATCATTATAAAAGCTTTAACTTACTTGTTCCGAGTCCTCCACTGCGTGGGGAAAAGCAGAAGGTAGAAACTATGGAGCACTTTATGGGTCATAAGTCATCTAGTTTTCCTATATACTTTATCTTTTGGGGACCGTTGGTCTTGTTCGTTGGGAGGTGGGTatacttgtttcttctttgtatGCAGTTATAGTCTGTACAATTGGCGaaatctttctctttcatccatcaacatgaTCCTGTGACAAACCTTTTTCAGTTATAATTAACAAAGTACATTGTTTGATAATGTCCAGTAGTTTCACTAAAATATGCTGCAAAGCAGCACCATTTCTTAACCTTGAaaaattaacttttttttcttaggtCTTAATCAGGTACCCATCTTTTCTATCATCGAGTCCCATAGGTATCCTGAGTTACGTTTGGCTAAATTCATCTCTAAACCCCAGTTGTACCCCTTATTAATGCAAGTGAGGATTTTCAATTCTCTTGCAGTTCTTGTTGTAAAAAATTGTATATTCCTCAtaagttctttcttttttgctgCAAAACTAGATCCaagttttgagattttaacAGTATAGGTCATTTCGACACCTGTGGAAATCAAAATATTTCATCGAAATGGTTGAAATTTGTTAAATTTTGGGAAATGGAGGGAAGGGGAAATAAGGAAAATACGAAGAATTTTTCAATGGAACTTTAAGGATCCTTAGTGTAGTTTGGTTTCACACCATATTTTGTTAGTGTCTAGCGTATTGTGTCCTTTCACCTACATTAGTTATTCTgcacataattaaaatattgGCATTTAATAAGTTATTCATACTAATGTCCTTGCATTTTCATGAGAAAACAAAGCATTATGTGGCTAACAAATTATATGGGCCTATGAAAGCGAATTCAGcttacaaaatttttattttcaggaaaatatgtttcaagaaacaaaaatattttgacAAATTTTCACCGTTGAATAGGTCTTCCCTTTGCGTAGTGTGATACATCGAAACCCTTATCTAGTTAAATTAACGACGTAATTGTTTGATGATGACCAGTGGGTTTGTTAATATGCTGCGAAGCAGCACCATTCC
It encodes the following:
- the LOC122087591 gene encoding oligopeptide transporter 3-like, which encodes MMASEKQKDEFKSFQKLNEEPSEEDRCAVEEVALVVPETDDPSRPVMTFRAWFLGVTSCVILIFLNTFFIYRTQPLSISPILVQIAVLPIGKFMASTLPNREFQVLGKRFNLNPGPFNMKEHVIITIFASCGVSYGGGDAYSVGVITIMKAYYKQNLSFICALLLVLTTQLLGYGWAGMLRRYLIDPVEMWWPSNLAQVSLFRALHEKDSPSNGLTRMRFFLIFMLASFVYYALPGYLFPILTFFSWVCWVWPHNITAQQIGSGYHGLGVGAFTLDWAGISAYHGSPLVAPWHAIINVGIGFIMFIYIIVPLCYWKFNTFDARKYPIFSNQLFTSTGHTYDTTKILTPQYDLNVAAYESYGKLYLSPLFAFSLASGFARFTATLVHVALFHGRDILLQSKSAMKNVKLDIHAKLMKNYKDVPQWWFLTLLVGSVLLSLLTSFVWKTEVQLSWWGMLFAFVFAWIVTLPIGIIQATTNQQPGYDIIAQFIFGYILPGKPIANMVFKFYGRISTIHALSFLADLKLGHYMKIPPRSMFTAQLAGTIISGVVNLAVGWWMLENIENICDVEQLHPDSPWTCPKFRVTFDASVIWGLIGPRRLFGPGGMYRNLVWLFPIGAVLPVPVWLLSKMFPEKKWIPLINVPVILYGFAGMPPATPTNIASWLITGAFFNYFIFRYRKGWWQKYNYVLSAALDAGTAFMGVLLFFALQNKGQNLKWWGTEIDHCPLATCPTEPGVAVKGCPIFQ